From one Alicyclobacillus acidocaldarius subsp. acidocaldarius Tc-4-1 genomic stretch:
- a CDS encoding NAD(P)H-dependent flavin oxidoreductase: MAQTNEWLRALGVRHPIFAAPMAGGPSTPELVAAVSDAGGLGFLGVGYLSPEETRAAIRRVRALTDAPFGVNVFIPEDPKGDANHTIMAMKTWLREWLDDPALADEIDGIDPHMPTLAAFEAQVDVILEERVPILSFTFGCPDADTIRWWKAAGACVIGTATTPEEAAALEQAGCDAVIAQGYEAGGHRGSFLPIDETRLIGTMALVPQVVDRVRIPVIAAGGVMDGRGIVACLALGAIAVQMGTSFLVTDESGAHPAYKRAVMEWRDRGTALTRSFSGRPARGIRNAFMEAVERAGIQVPPYPLQNTLTQPIRRRAAVLGDAERMSLWAGQGYPMAKPMPAAKRVQELVQEMERVKSLLR, translated from the coding sequence ATGGCTCAAACGAACGAGTGGCTTCGGGCTCTGGGCGTGCGCCACCCGATTTTCGCCGCACCGATGGCCGGAGGCCCGTCGACACCCGAACTGGTCGCGGCCGTGAGCGACGCGGGAGGTCTCGGCTTCCTCGGCGTGGGGTACCTGTCCCCCGAAGAGACGCGGGCAGCCATTCGCCGCGTGCGGGCGTTGACGGACGCCCCGTTCGGTGTCAACGTGTTTATCCCGGAGGACCCCAAGGGAGACGCGAACCATACTATCATGGCGATGAAGACATGGCTGCGCGAGTGGTTGGACGATCCGGCACTGGCGGACGAGATCGACGGCATCGACCCTCATATGCCAACGCTCGCCGCGTTCGAAGCTCAGGTGGACGTCATCCTAGAAGAGCGCGTGCCCATCCTAAGCTTTACATTTGGCTGTCCTGACGCCGACACCATACGGTGGTGGAAAGCAGCGGGCGCGTGCGTCATCGGCACGGCCACCACGCCGGAGGAAGCCGCGGCGCTCGAGCAAGCAGGCTGTGATGCCGTGATCGCGCAAGGATATGAGGCCGGTGGCCACCGGGGCTCCTTCCTGCCCATCGACGAAACCCGGCTCATCGGGACGATGGCGCTCGTGCCTCAAGTGGTCGATCGCGTCCGCATTCCGGTCATCGCGGCGGGCGGCGTCATGGACGGCCGAGGCATTGTCGCGTGCCTCGCGTTGGGTGCAATCGCGGTGCAAATGGGGACAAGTTTCCTGGTGACGGACGAGAGCGGCGCCCACCCGGCGTACAAACGAGCCGTCATGGAGTGGCGGGATCGCGGCACGGCTTTGACGCGGAGTTTCTCAGGCAGACCTGCGCGAGGCATTCGCAACGCCTTCATGGAAGCGGTGGAACGAGCAGGGATACAGGTTCCGCCGTACCCGCTTCAGAACACCCTGACTCAGCCGATTCGCCGCCGCGCGGCTGTGTTGGGAGATGCCGAACGAATGTCGCTGTGGGCGGGACAGGGCTACCCCATGGCCAAGCCCATGCCTGCAGCGAAAAGGGTGCAGGAACTCGTGCAGGAGATGGAGCGTGTGAAATCTCTCCTGCGCTAA
- a CDS encoding IS3 family transposase (programmed frameshift), which yields MTQKYDKEFKLHAVELALESDRPASEVARDLGISPKSLYGWIAKYREDPDHPFVGSGHLRPDAQAQRDLERENRRLREENEILKKAGAHLHARPEVAFAWIHAHRSELSVQKMCQLLRVSRSGYYAWCKRPESQRAKRRKRLIRRIHELFVESRRLYGSPKITALLRREGERIAQKTVARWMKEHGLRSRTVRKHKATTASQHTYPVHKNVLDQRFVTEHPGQVYMADITYIPTDEGWVYLASVEDLYTRKIVGWRADARMTKELCLDALDQAYRRGRRREGCVTLHHSDRGSQYASHEYQDRLRAYGMVPSMSRKGNCYDNACMESFHSVLKRELIYLERFKTRAEAIQRIFEYIEVWYNRKRIHASIGYHTPDEWERCYFANTGLRTR from the exons GTGACACAGAAGTACGACAAAGAATTTAAACTGCACGCAGTAGAGTTGGCGCTCGAGAGTGACAGACCGGCGAGCGAAGTGGCTCGTGATCTCGGGATTTCCCCGAAGAGCTTGTATGGGTGGATCGCCAAGTATCGTGAGGATCCCGATCACCCCTTTGTTGGAAGTGGACACCTGCGCCCGGATGCACAAGCCCAACGCGATTTGGAGCGGGAAAACCGACGTTTGCGCGAGGAGAACGAGATCCTAAAAAAAGCTG GTGCGCATCTTCACGCACGACCGGAAGTAGCCTTCGCTTGGATCCATGCACACCGCTCCGAGCTTTCGGTTCAGAAGATGTGCCAACTCCTACGGGTTTCTCGGAGCGGGTATTACGCCTGGTGCAAACGCCCGGAAAGCCAACGTGCGAAGCGACGCAAGCGCTTGATTCGACGGATTCACGAGTTGTTTGTGGAGTCCAGGCGCTTGTACGGCAGTCCGAAGATTACGGCACTTCTTCGTCGAGAAGGAGAACGCATTGCTCAAAAGACCGTGGCGCGTTGGATGAAAGAGCACGGCCTCCGAAGCCGGACGGTGCGCAAGCACAAGGCCACCACGGCGTCACAACACACGTATCCTGTGCACAAGAACGTGCTCGACCAACGCTTTGTGACGGAGCACCCCGGTCAGGTGTACATGGCCGATATCACGTACATCCCGACCGACGAGGGGTGGGTGTATCTGGCGAGCGTGGAGGACTTGTATACTCGAAAGATCGTCGGATGGCGTGCGGATGCACGCATGACGAAAGAACTTTGCTTGGACGCACTTGATCAGGCCTATCGACGAGGACGGCGCAGAGAAGGATGTGTCACGCTCCATCATTCGGATCGCGGTAGCCAATACGCGTCGCACGAGTATCAAGATCGCCTACGAGCGTATGGTATGGTGCCAAGCATGAGTCGAAAGGGAAACTGTTATGACAATGCCTGCATGGAATCCTTTCACAGCGTTCTCAAGCGGGAACTCATCTATCTGGAGCGATTCAAAACGCGTGCGGAGGCCATCCAGCGGATTTTTGAGTACATCGAAGTCTGGTACAACCGAAAGCGAATCCACGCATCCATCGGATACCATACCCCGGACGAATGGGAGCGGTGTTATTTTGCGAATACGGGGTTGAGGACGAGATAA
- a CDS encoding YfmQ family protein yields the protein MPAIPQWVVYAAAVAFPILAFALTPPSIWVNRLVSSLSIHPTFDVSRVTSVNVYGTELRGRDRDRFLHAFNQADFLFERGMIPELNYNPIFIRVKEGKRMYEFTAYLYGDGMVQMVRHKRKKNVPYRVSSQQLEMVLQSCIRDPWWVS from the coding sequence TTGCCAGCCATTCCGCAGTGGGTTGTATATGCTGCCGCCGTCGCGTTCCCCATTCTGGCTTTTGCACTGACACCGCCAAGCATATGGGTCAACCGACTCGTTTCGTCGCTGTCCATCCATCCAACGTTTGATGTCTCCCGTGTGACATCGGTCAACGTGTACGGAACGGAACTACGTGGACGTGATCGCGACCGGTTTCTTCACGCATTTAACCAGGCAGATTTCCTGTTTGAGCGGGGGATGATCCCCGAACTCAACTACAATCCGATTTTTATCCGCGTCAAAGAGGGTAAGCGGATGTATGAGTTCACCGCGTACCTCTACGGGGACGGCATGGTCCAAATGGTCCGGCACAAGCGGAAAAAGAACGTTCCCTACCGCGTGTCATCTCAGCAGTTGGAGATGGTGCTCCAATCCTGCATCCGGGATCCCTGGTGGGTGAGCTGA
- a CDS encoding glycosyltransferase family 39 protein, producing the protein MAILIAVNLVLRFAWISFMHPAQQADFAWYYERAVELAHNQGYNWMGHPTAYWPIGWPFFLSVIYRVTGPSVRIGLAVNVLLSTGIVCLIYALTRMLFQDWRYATCAAVAYTCLPSQILWNSVLGSEELFTLLLMLFFVLYVRGASGPPRFRWLAVAGAMMGLACDVRPIPLAFPAFLFVYEWWMANPAGTSPAMRMASRAARALLRVLCVAIFMFVAILPVTLRNRIAMGHFVLVSTNGGTNLWQGVHVNGGYWWSYNPYVNPLVQVTNEITKNELGEHLAEQYILHHPWKTFLNGWIKIFDLYKNDVNANWYTFRMSVRFHSWLHAIDACTTVAYWVLMCLSLLGIAYTWRRHRDARRWSALLLTFIVYYTCFFFFFPAWDRFRYPLMPLFSVFAGPSCLWLRHRFKHAIRPHG; encoded by the coding sequence ATGGCCATTCTCATCGCCGTCAACCTCGTGCTGAGGTTCGCGTGGATCTCTTTCATGCACCCCGCGCAGCAGGCGGATTTCGCTTGGTACTATGAGCGCGCGGTTGAACTGGCCCACAACCAGGGCTACAACTGGATGGGGCATCCGACGGCCTATTGGCCCATCGGCTGGCCGTTTTTTCTGTCCGTGATCTACCGTGTGACAGGACCGTCCGTCAGGATCGGTCTCGCGGTGAACGTTCTCCTGTCGACGGGCATCGTGTGCCTGATTTATGCGTTGACCCGCATGCTGTTCCAGGACTGGAGATACGCCACGTGCGCAGCAGTGGCGTACACCTGCCTGCCAAGCCAGATTCTATGGAACAGCGTCTTGGGTTCCGAAGAATTGTTCACGCTCCTCCTCATGCTGTTCTTTGTCCTTTATGTGCGAGGGGCGAGCGGTCCACCCAGATTTCGATGGCTGGCCGTGGCAGGTGCGATGATGGGGCTCGCTTGCGATGTCCGGCCCATCCCCTTGGCGTTTCCCGCCTTTTTGTTCGTGTACGAGTGGTGGATGGCCAACCCCGCTGGCACATCACCCGCCATGCGGATGGCGTCGCGGGCGGCCCGCGCCCTTCTTCGCGTCCTCTGCGTGGCTATTTTCATGTTTGTCGCGATCCTGCCCGTCACCCTTCGAAATCGTATCGCTATGGGCCACTTCGTCCTCGTATCGACGAACGGCGGCACAAATTTGTGGCAAGGTGTTCACGTCAACGGCGGCTACTGGTGGTCGTACAACCCGTACGTCAATCCCTTAGTACAAGTGACCAACGAAATCACGAAAAACGAACTTGGAGAACATCTCGCCGAGCAATACATCTTGCACCATCCCTGGAAGACCTTCTTGAACGGATGGATCAAGATCTTTGACTTGTACAAGAACGACGTCAATGCGAATTGGTACACCTTCCGCATGTCCGTCCGGTTTCATTCATGGCTTCACGCCATTGATGCATGCACGACCGTGGCGTATTGGGTACTGATGTGCCTGAGCTTGCTCGGCATCGCCTATACGTGGAGGAGACATCGGGATGCTCGCCGGTGGTCTGCGCTTCTTCTGACTTTCATCGTCTACTACACGTGCTTCTTTTTCTTCTTCCCCGCGTGGGACCGGTTCCGCTACCCTCTCATGCCTTTGTTCTCTGTCTTTGCTGGTCCGTCCTGTCTCTGGTTACGGCATCGGTTCAAACATGCGATCCGCCCGCACGGTTGA
- a CDS encoding tyrosine-type recombinase/integrase yields the protein MQTARKELQLPPVSFHGLRHTHATWLLESGVDLKIVSERLGHGSITITADIYAHVTDAMQREAMEKLKTMMQARRLHSLSD from the coding sequence ATTCAAACCGCAAGAAAGGAGCTTCAACTCCCGCCAGTTTCATTTCACGGACTTCGACATACCCACGCAACGTGGCTGCTCGAGAGTGGCGTGGATCTGAAGATCGTGAGCGAACGACTAGGCCACGGTTCAATCACCATCACAGCCGACATTTATGCTCATGTCACTGACGCAATGCAACGTGAAGCGATGGAAAAACTGAAGACCATGATGCAAGCGCGCCGCTTGCATTCCTTGTCTGATTGA
- a CDS encoding H-type small acid-soluble spore protein, with product MDLQRAKEIASSPVMAHVTHEGHQVYIQSVDEETQKARVYHLKNPDHRYEVHVRDLTEQHVVH from the coding sequence ATGGATCTTCAGCGCGCGAAGGAAATCGCTTCGTCGCCCGTGATGGCCCACGTCACACACGAGGGCCATCAGGTGTACATTCAGTCGGTGGATGAGGAAACCCAGAAGGCCAGAGTGTATCATCTCAAGAACCCGGACCATCGCTACGAGGTACACGTGCGCGATTTGACGGAGCAACACGTGGTGCATTGA
- a CDS encoding IS3 family transposase (programmed frameshift): protein MTQKYDNDFKLHAVQLALEGHKPASEIARDLGISVKSLYGWIAKYREDPETPFVGSGNLRPEAKAMRDLEWENRQLREENEIPKKSHAHLHQRPEVVYAWIHKHRSEFPVQKMCKVLGVSRSGYYAWRGRPESLRAKRRKRRIRRIHELFLQSRRLYGSPKITALLRRDGERIAQKTVARLMREHGLRSRTVRKYKATTDSKHRHPVHENVLNQRFVAERPGQVYMADITYIPTDEGWVYLASVEDLYSRKIVGWNAGARMSKELCIRALEQAHKHRQQRDGVVLHHSDRGSQYASHEYQNRLRAYGMTASMSRKGNCYDNACMESFHSVLKRELVYLERFRTRAEAIRRIFEYIEIWYNRQRIHGAVGYRTPDDVERQYFEAKLKGVGADGQVSA, encoded by the exons GTGACACAAAAGTACGACAACGACTTTAAACTCCATGCTGTTCAACTCGCTTTGGAAGGCCACAAGCCAGCAAGTGAAATCGCACGCGATCTCGGGATATCTGTGAAGAGTTTGTACGGGTGGATCGCGAAGTATCGCGAAGATCCTGAAACCCCGTTCGTCGGAAGCGGAAACCTGAGACCAGAAGCGAAAGCGATGCGCGATCTGGAGTGGGAAAATCGCCAATTGCGAGAGGAGAATGAGATCC CTAAAAAAAGCCATGCGCATCTTCACCAACGACCGGAAGTAGTGTATGCCTGGATCCACAAGCACCGCTCCGAATTTCCGGTTCAGAAGATGTGCAAAGTCCTCGGTGTATCTCGGAGCGGCTACTACGCATGGCGCGGACGGCCCGAAAGTCTTCGGGCCAAGCGCAGGAAGCGACGGATTCGTCGCATTCATGAACTGTTCCTGCAATCTCGTCGATTGTATGGGAGTCCAAAGATCACAGCGCTCCTACGTCGGGACGGGGAACGCATCGCACAAAAGACGGTAGCGCGTCTCATGCGAGAGCACGGGCTTCGGAGTCGTACCGTACGCAAGTACAAAGCGACAACCGATTCGAAGCATCGTCATCCCGTGCATGAGAACGTCCTCAATCAACGCTTTGTGGCAGAACGGCCAGGACAGGTCTATATGGCAGATATCACGTACATTCCGACAGATGAAGGCTGGGTGTATCTTGCCAGCGTTGAAGATCTGTACAGCCGTAAGATTGTGGGTTGGAACGCAGGTGCGAGGATGTCCAAAGAGCTCTGCATCCGCGCGTTGGAGCAAGCACACAAACACAGGCAGCAACGCGACGGCGTTGTCCTGCACCATTCGGATCGTGGAAGCCAGTACGCGTCGCATGAGTATCAGAACCGGCTCAGAGCCTATGGGATGACGGCAAGCATGAGTCGGAAAGGGAATTGTTATGACAATGCTTGTATGGAATCATTCCACAGCGTGCTCAAGCGAGAACTCGTGTACCTAGAGAGATTCCGGACGCGAGCTGAGGCCATCCGACGGATCTTCGAGTACATCGAAATCTGGTACAACCGACAACGGATCCACGGTGCAGTTGGGTATCGGACGCCCGATGACGTCGAGCGCCAATACTTCGAGGCGAAGTTGAAAGGTGTCGGTGCAGATGGCCAAGTGAGTGCTTGA
- a CDS encoding aldehyde dehydrogenase family protein yields the protein MSSTTAVKYGQWNKLYLGGEWRPGTSSRTVTVRNPYNQEVLAELPLASVQDIDLAYRKAQAAQQAWAEASAFTRAEAMERAAAILTQRKAEIVRYLVEETGSSHLKASIEVDASIGDIKLAAEYAHKMTAVILPSAIPGKENRVYRTPVGVVGAITPWNWPFYLSIRVVAPALATGNAIVLKADSQTPITGGLLVAELFEQAGLPPGLLSVVVADLDEIGDAMVEHPIPRVISFTGSTAAGRHIAEVAARSLRKVALELGGNNVFIVLDDADVDRAVAAAVFGKYLHQGQICIATNRMIVHRKVYDEFVEKFKAATEKVKVGDPADSETVICPLINERQAKRIMGLIDESVKMGARLVLEGKLEGQLMYPYILADVTNDMPIAKNEIFGPVAAILPVDSEEEAVNVANDSDYGLSGAVFTGDLERGIRVAQRIVTGMIHVNDQTVNVESNVPFGGEKASGIGRYCGEWGIEEFTTLKWISVQKEPREYPFS from the coding sequence GTGTCGAGCACAACCGCGGTGAAGTATGGCCAATGGAACAAACTGTACCTTGGAGGAGAGTGGAGGCCTGGGACGAGCAGCAGGACGGTGACGGTTCGCAATCCGTACAATCAGGAGGTCCTCGCGGAGCTTCCGCTGGCATCGGTGCAAGATATCGATCTGGCTTATCGAAAAGCCCAGGCGGCACAGCAAGCGTGGGCTGAGGCGAGTGCATTCACGCGCGCCGAGGCGATGGAGCGCGCGGCCGCCATTCTCACGCAGAGGAAGGCCGAGATCGTGCGCTACCTGGTCGAGGAGACGGGAAGTTCCCATCTGAAGGCGAGCATCGAGGTGGATGCTTCCATCGGCGATATCAAACTGGCCGCCGAGTATGCGCACAAAATGACCGCTGTCATCCTTCCCTCGGCCATTCCGGGCAAGGAAAATCGCGTGTATCGCACCCCCGTCGGAGTCGTGGGCGCTATCACGCCGTGGAATTGGCCGTTTTACCTCAGCATCCGCGTGGTGGCCCCGGCCCTTGCGACGGGGAACGCCATCGTCCTCAAGGCGGATTCTCAGACGCCCATCACTGGCGGGCTTCTCGTGGCTGAGTTGTTTGAACAGGCGGGGCTTCCACCCGGGCTGTTGAGCGTGGTGGTAGCCGATCTCGACGAGATTGGCGACGCGATGGTCGAACATCCGATTCCGCGGGTGATCTCGTTCACTGGATCCACGGCTGCAGGCCGACATATCGCTGAGGTCGCGGCGCGATCGCTGCGCAAGGTAGCGCTCGAGCTCGGCGGGAACAACGTGTTCATCGTGCTGGACGATGCGGACGTCGACCGGGCGGTCGCCGCAGCTGTGTTCGGGAAATATCTGCACCAAGGCCAGATCTGCATTGCGACGAATCGCATGATTGTCCACCGCAAGGTGTACGATGAGTTTGTCGAGAAGTTCAAGGCAGCTACCGAAAAGGTGAAGGTCGGCGATCCGGCAGACTCCGAGACGGTGATTTGTCCCCTCATCAACGAGCGCCAGGCGAAACGGATCATGGGCCTCATCGACGAGAGCGTAAAGATGGGGGCGCGCCTCGTTTTGGAGGGGAAGCTCGAAGGCCAGCTCATGTACCCCTACATCCTGGCCGATGTGACGAACGACATGCCTATCGCGAAAAACGAGATCTTTGGTCCGGTGGCGGCGATTCTGCCTGTGGACAGCGAGGAAGAGGCCGTGAACGTGGCAAACGACTCGGACTATGGACTGTCGGGCGCGGTGTTCACGGGAGATCTCGAGCGTGGCATTCGCGTCGCCCAGCGCATCGTCACAGGGATGATCCATGTCAATGACCAGACGGTCAACGTGGAATCCAACGTACCGTTTGGGGGAGAAAAGGCTTCCGGCATCGGCCGTTATTGCGGCGAATGGGGCATCGAGGAGTTCACGACGCTGAAGTGGATTTCTGTGCAGAAGGAGCCCAGGGAGTATCCGTTTTCGTAA
- a CDS encoding alpha/beta hydrolase: protein MPSPQALSVRSMLQQMRASQNPAELSLEAQRAGLDQMGRTIPKPENVRVERTSFGGVPGEWVAIADEPTTRVMLYLHGGAYYMGSCESHRSLAWRLAQASGARVALIEYRLAPEHKFPAAVEDAVKAYESLLAQDIAPDRIAIAGDSAGGGLTLATLVSLRDAGKPLPACAAVLSPWTDLAGTGPSMESRAAYDPWLEPEGIRKAPLLYCSPEQLTHPLVSPLYADLTGLPPILIHVGHDECLLDDSVRLHEKLRQAGVEARVHIWEDMWHVFHSFPIPEADEALKEIGDFMKEKIPE from the coding sequence ATGCCTAGCCCACAGGCGCTTTCCGTTCGATCGATGTTGCAACAAATGCGCGCATCACAGAACCCCGCAGAACTCAGCCTAGAAGCACAGCGAGCTGGCCTGGATCAAATGGGCCGGACCATTCCTAAGCCCGAAAACGTGAGGGTGGAGCGAACGTCGTTCGGCGGCGTGCCCGGCGAATGGGTTGCGATAGCCGACGAGCCCACGACGCGGGTCATGCTGTACCTGCACGGCGGTGCGTACTACATGGGCAGCTGTGAATCCCACCGAAGCCTGGCGTGGCGGCTCGCTCAAGCGTCGGGAGCGCGCGTCGCCCTCATCGAGTACCGACTTGCCCCCGAACACAAGTTTCCAGCCGCAGTGGAGGACGCCGTGAAAGCGTACGAATCCCTGCTCGCACAAGACATCGCACCAGACCGAATCGCCATCGCCGGAGACTCCGCTGGAGGTGGTCTGACGCTCGCCACGCTCGTCTCGCTGCGCGATGCCGGCAAACCGCTTCCCGCGTGCGCCGCAGTCCTCTCGCCTTGGACGGATTTAGCGGGCACAGGGCCATCGATGGAATCGCGAGCCGCATACGACCCTTGGCTTGAACCCGAAGGGATCCGCAAGGCGCCGCTCTTGTACTGCAGTCCGGAACAATTGACACATCCGCTAGTGTCGCCGCTTTACGCGGATCTGACTGGATTACCCCCCATCCTCATTCACGTGGGTCACGACGAATGCCTTCTCGACGACTCCGTGAGACTGCACGAAAAGCTGCGGCAGGCTGGCGTGGAGGCGCGAGTGCATATCTGGGAGGACATGTGGCACGTATTTCACAGCTTCCCAATCCCGGAAGCGGACGAGGCGCTTAAAGAAATCGGAGATTTCATGAAAGAGAAAATTCCGGAGTAA
- a CDS encoding general stress protein, whose protein sequence is MEPTENQALSSQGLHDRHTDHVAATYKTYVDAEKAVEMLLERQIPAVHISLVGKNFSIEDRPLGFTTIRGVAKEGSKFGALWGGMLGLLLGFTVFFAPVTGPLLLFGPIAYALTSAVEGALFGGLAGLLVGWGLKHEKAVQFERSIKEGEYLVMVSGPSDLVAKAYYALQQTNCTQIEMFDNSSVPEDGRSAPSTEKPAEA, encoded by the coding sequence ATGGAACCAACCGAAAATCAAGCGTTATCGTCGCAAGGATTGCACGATCGCCATACCGATCATGTCGCTGCGACATACAAGACCTATGTCGACGCGGAAAAGGCGGTCGAAATGTTACTAGAAAGGCAGATCCCGGCGGTGCATATTTCATTAGTCGGGAAGAATTTCTCGATCGAAGATCGCCCGCTTGGCTTCACGACCATCCGCGGCGTGGCCAAGGAAGGCAGCAAATTTGGCGCCTTGTGGGGCGGTATGCTCGGCTTGCTCCTGGGCTTCACCGTGTTTTTCGCGCCGGTGACGGGGCCATTGCTCCTTTTCGGACCCATCGCGTACGCCTTAACCTCGGCGGTGGAAGGAGCCTTGTTTGGCGGGCTGGCTGGATTGCTCGTCGGCTGGGGCCTGAAGCACGAAAAAGCGGTCCAATTCGAGCGCTCTATCAAAGAGGGCGAGTACCTGGTGATGGTCAGCGGACCGTCTGACCTCGTGGCCAAGGCTTACTACGCGCTTCAACAAACGAATTGCACGCAAATTGAGATGTTTGACAACAGCAGTGTTCCGGAAGACGGGCGTTCGGCTCCGTCAACGGAAAAGCCTGCGGAAGCCTGA
- the gndA gene encoding NADP-dependent phosphogluconate dehydrogenase — protein MAEAQVGVIGLAVMGKNLALNIESRGFTVAVYNRTASRTQELAEEAKDKKMIPTYSLQDFVASLERPRRIILMVQAGRPVDEAISQLVPLLELGDVIVDGGNSYFEDTRRRHRELEEKGILFIGTGISGGEEGALKGPAIMPGGSRDAYALVEPILTAIAAKVGEDPCCTYIGPDGAGHYVKMVHNGIEYGDMQLICEAYHLLSEVLGLSADELHHVFSEWNKGELDSYLIEITADIFSKRDPETGRPMVDVILDTAGQKGTGKWTSQSALDLGVPLTMITESVFARFLSAMKEERVAASRVLPGPERPRESLDRDAFIEDVRRALYASKICSYAQGFAQLRQASQEYGWNLNLGAIAMIFRGGCIIRARFLHNIKEAYDRNPDLPNLLLDPYFRAFIASYQDSWRRVVATAVAYGVPVPAFASALAYYDSYRSERLPANLLQAQRDYFGAHTFRRTDRDGVFHFHWLSGEPMLTEV, from the coding sequence GTGGCAGAAGCACAGGTAGGCGTGATAGGTCTTGCGGTCATGGGCAAAAACCTGGCCCTGAATATCGAGAGCCGAGGCTTCACGGTTGCTGTGTACAACCGCACGGCCTCGAGAACACAGGAACTTGCGGAAGAGGCGAAAGACAAGAAGATGATACCGACCTACTCGCTTCAGGATTTCGTCGCCTCGCTTGAGCGCCCGCGGCGCATCATCCTGATGGTCCAGGCTGGACGCCCCGTGGACGAGGCGATTTCGCAACTCGTGCCGCTGCTCGAGCTCGGAGACGTGATTGTCGACGGGGGGAATTCGTACTTCGAGGACACGCGGCGGCGGCACAGGGAGCTCGAGGAAAAGGGCATTCTCTTCATCGGTACAGGCATTTCCGGCGGCGAAGAAGGGGCGCTGAAGGGACCTGCCATCATGCCGGGCGGCAGCCGGGACGCGTACGCGCTCGTCGAGCCCATTTTGACGGCCATCGCCGCGAAGGTGGGCGAGGATCCTTGCTGCACCTACATCGGCCCAGACGGCGCAGGCCACTATGTGAAGATGGTCCACAACGGCATCGAATACGGCGACATGCAGCTCATTTGCGAGGCGTATCACCTGCTGAGCGAGGTCCTCGGCCTGTCCGCCGACGAGCTCCACCACGTCTTTTCGGAGTGGAACAAAGGCGAACTCGACAGTTACCTGATCGAAATCACCGCGGACATCTTCTCGAAGCGCGATCCGGAGACTGGGCGGCCCATGGTCGACGTCATCCTCGACACGGCCGGACAAAAAGGAACTGGCAAGTGGACGAGCCAAAGCGCCCTCGATCTCGGCGTGCCCCTCACGATGATTACCGAAAGCGTCTTCGCCCGCTTTTTGTCGGCCATGAAGGAGGAACGCGTGGCCGCGAGCAGGGTGCTTCCCGGCCCCGAGCGGCCTCGGGAATCGCTCGATCGCGACGCGTTCATCGAGGATGTCCGCCGCGCGCTTTACGCGAGCAAGATCTGTTCGTACGCGCAAGGCTTCGCCCAACTGCGCCAAGCGTCGCAGGAGTACGGGTGGAATCTCAATCTCGGCGCCATCGCGATGATCTTCCGCGGCGGCTGCATCATCCGGGCCCGCTTCTTGCACAACATCAAGGAGGCTTACGACCGGAATCCTGATCTTCCAAACTTGCTTCTGGATCCTTACTTCCGGGCGTTCATTGCGTCGTACCAGGATTCATGGCGCCGCGTCGTGGCGACTGCCGTCGCTTACGGCGTGCCTGTTCCTGCGTTTGCGAGCGCGCTCGCGTACTACGACAGCTATCGCTCGGAGCGGCTGCCCGCCAACCTGCTGCAGGCGCAGCGAGATTACTTCGGTGCACACACGTTTCGCCGGACCGATCGCGATGGCGTGTTCCACTTCCACTGGCTGAGCGGCGAGCCCATGTTGACGGAAGTCTGA